In Comamonas koreensis, the genomic stretch ACACACTGGCCAGGGCCTTGTTGGGCTCCTGGGCCTGCGGCACGGCGTTCACATAGAACGACGCACGGGCAAAGCGGTCGGCCGCCCGGTTGGTGCCCGGCAGCATGACGGTGCCGCCAATCTGCTTCCAGTAGCTGTTGAGCGCCAGCTGCTCGTCAAAGGTGGGCGAGTTGGTCATCACCTGGTAGCTGCGGCTGTGGTGGATGACCTGGCGGCCGCCGATGTACTCGACAATGGCGCTGTCGCCACTGGCGTCCGACATGGACAGGTGCAAGGTGGTGAGCCGGTCCTCGCCGGGCACATTGTCCGAGACGATGGTGAAGGGCTGCTGCTCCAGCGCCTGGACAGCCTCGGCCACGGTCGCAAAGTTGTCGAGCACATACTGGGCCCAGGCGGCAATCGTCAGGCCCGGTTTGCTCTTGTCATCGAACGCCGGGTACTGCGACTCAGCCAGCCACAGCAGGTTGGCGCTCAGCCCCGCTTCGTTGACGCCGTCAGTCGTGGAGACGTCGTAGCCCGAGGTCACCAGGCTGCCGTAGCGTGAGGTCCAGCGCAGCGAGTTGGGCCCTGCCTGGCCGGTTCGCTCCATGCCGCGCGGCAAGACCCAGAGGTTGCTGGTGATGTCGTTTTTCCAGTCCATCGAGCGGGCGGTGATCACCTGGTCATGCGCGCCCAGATAGACCACCCGCGTGCAGGCGATGGCGCTGCTGATGGTGCTGAGGCCCAGCACGCCCGCCAACAATGCCGTGCCCAGCTTGCGCGCAGGCAGCAGGTTCTTCTTGTTCGTCATTGGTCTCTCCCTCCCATGGTGTGATGGGCGCTGTCAGACAAGGCAGCGGGCCGCGCCTACCGCACCAGGCAGCTGCGACCCGGCTCCTGCATTTACTGGGCGCTGGCCTTCCAGGTTCCATTGGGCTGCTTGCAGAACCAGAACTGCCACTCCTCCTTAAGCTTGCCGTTGGGGCGGCTGGCTTCCACATTCAGCAGGCGGCAGGTATCGGCCTTCTGGGTCTGGCTGGTTTGCAGCGGGGTCAGCGCCATTTGCACCTGGCGGTGGCGCGGGCCATGGCTGCTGGTCCACTGCGTGGTGCTCTTGTCAGCGGCATTGTTCAGCACATCGCCCACAGCCTTGCGCAGCGCGGGCACATCCTTGGCCGGCACGCTGGCGGTGATGGTCTGGTTGAGAAACGACAGGGGCGCGGCAGACGCGGCCAAGGCCAGGCTACCCAGGACGGTGGCCAGCACCAGGGCGGGCAGTTGGCGTGCAGCAGGCTTTTTCATGGTGTCAT encodes the following:
- a CDS encoding linear amide C-N hydrolase, translated to MTNKKNLLPARKLGTALLAGVLGLSTISSAIACTRVVYLGAHDQVITARSMDWKNDITSNLWVLPRGMERTGQAGPNSLRWTSRYGSLVTSGYDVSTTDGVNEAGLSANLLWLAESQYPAFDDKSKPGLTIAAWAQYVLDNFATVAEAVQALEQQPFTIVSDNVPGEDRLTTLHLSMSDASGDSAIVEYIGGRQVIHHSRSYQVMTNSPTFDEQLALNSYWKQIGGTVMLPGTNRAADRFARASFYVNAVPQAQEPNKALASVFSVIRNVSVPYGITTPDQPNISSTRWRTVFDHKRKLYFFESALTPNTFWVDLKALNFSRATGKVMKLDLGPNQNHAFAGDATASFQPSEPFKFLGLQ